atacattccattgcccataataaagcttccatctccgcatgaagaggagtAAGAGAAGCCCGAACATTCCTTGCACCCATCAAACCCGCAAATCCTTCTAGAGTACTGTACCATCCTTGACCTGAAAAaatctcattctctttccaggaaccatccgtaaaacaccatcttcctggaattgCCGGAAGAATCATAGCCTCTACCTGTGGAATCCTCTTGTGGTCAGTCAGtatttgtgcctcagcccagagTTTTGATTCTGTTTCTGCCAGTTTAAGGGTATCCAACGGATCCACATCCAGATTACTAaagactttattatttcttcctttccatatataccatagtatccatgcaaactgatgatcttccatCTGTGGAACAATTCtccaaaagagatgatccatgttcacaaagagagaacttgttGGAAACATAGCTGGACTTGTTGGAATCTTTGAAAGAGCCCATGTCTGAAGTGCAGGAGGACATTCGAAGAATACATGGTTGATCGATTCCTCCTCagctccacatcttgcacaaaCGATATCTCCGGGTATCCCTCGCTTATGCAGATTCTTCTTGACTGCTATACACCCtgtcaccaattgccatagaaaatgctTAATCTTTGGTTGGCACCGTATTTTCCAACAATATGCCTTCAAAATATCCACTGTGGGTCCAAACACTAATGGTGATCTTTCCTTATCTGGGTATATCCTTTCAATttgatatccagatttaaccgtgtattttccattatttgtgaaataccATCCATCTTTGTCTGCCATTCGAGTTCTACTCAATGGTATACTTTCTATTAATTTCACATCCTGTGGGTCCACCAAAGCCCGAAGCGCCGGCGAATTCCATCTTCGCAAATGAGGATCaataagagaatccactgtaaggtctgggtaaagattgtgttgatttttatttgctggtctcgggcgagtggttgggatcCAAGGATCGCTCCATACGGATATAGAAGatcctgttcccacccttttgattagtcctttagATTGAGGGGATCAAAGATCTCTTTAGATTGGAAATAACTATTTGAAATATGTCAGTCAAATGAAAATCAATACAAAGCagatataaaaagaaaataatatataaaaatataatgaataaCGAAAATATCTCTAGATTGagaacaaaatatttgaaacgaAATTTAGAGATGGGCAGATAAAAATTGATACAAATCAGATTAGGAATAATATGAATAACGCAAATATCCATCTAGATTAGGAACAAAATATGTGAAATGTATCCGCCAATAGTAACTAATAGTCTAATAAAAatctgattttgtttttcttttccttcttaTAATGGCTAAACTAAAATCAGATTCTGTTTGAATCTTAATTAAAATCGATAAAAGAAACTCAAAGATATAAAGCAAAGGTGATATATTGAATTGATAAGAAAAAGAGGTAATATATTTACAATACCATGAAGATAAATTGCAAGACTGGATTCATGAGCTTCCTAATGATTGCTTCAGTACTCATCATATTTCTCGTGGCTCCAGGTATTCCGTATATGATTGCAGATCTCATCATATCTATTTAATAGCAAACTATGCAAAATATCATACacattatatactattttgtatCTCTATATTATACacattattatatactaatatcTCAAtactcttttctttattttggttTCGGTGAAATGTAGAAAAAGTTGAAGCCGAGCCACAATGCATTGGACTGTGTGGAATGATTTTTGACTGTCCGACTGCTTGCATCAGGATGGGATACCAATCTGGCCAATGCGTTGGCTGGGAAAATCCGGATCAATGTTGTTGTGACCATTAAATGTTTCATATCTGAACACTGATAATCATAATAAATTTCTGCTATTAGAATATATCTATAAGCGTCTGAGTTGTTGGCATttgacaaatttgatttttttttaatggaaaccaacatcatttaaatattatcatatactacttgaatttgatatttaaaaCCACACTTAAGTTGGCTTCATGCATGCGGCGGTTTTTGAAGCATTTGGGAACCAAAGCGCAGATGTCCGAAAGGTAAAAATCAAATCGGGAATTTAAAGAAAGCTTTAAAGAAACTTTTGACTTTGCGACCAGTAACTTACTCTCGTGTGTTTTTtgggtgttgttgttgttgcagacAGTGGTGTTCTGTCTCGTAGACATATATATAATGATagtcttaccaaaaaaaaaaaaaagaatatatatatatatatatataatgattggGAAAGCATTCCGTATTTGGAAGGTCTAAACAGTACACAGGTTCGCCTAGTGACCATCTACGCAAACAGGATCTCACAGGCTAGAACCGGTGCCCCTATCGACCCAGACACCTAACGAGCCACTTTGTGCTCCTGGTTCATTGGGTTTTCCCCTAGTGTCTTGAGGAGGCACACACAACTGGCGTTTCGTAATtcttttttgatgaaatgtttgTAAGCATTCTAATGGGCAGCTACGGTTTAAATATCGTTTCTTGTTCCCGCCGAATCCAAAACTTCCTCGAAGTCATGCATGCAGGCAGGGAGGCTTTAAGTTTCAATGGACCCTATTCAAATATTGGAATGTACCCTTACTTTACCCACTTTGATATGTAATATGTGTGAGATATCAAACTAAGTCCCACGTTAGAGGCAAATGTGTTCGATTGTTAGTCTCAGTCACATTAGTTTCTTTTTCATAACCATGATAATTACATGTTAAGGATTTAAATATCTCTCTGATTGATACATGCTGACTGGGAAGAAGATGATCCTGAAGCCTGAGATATGTTGTTGCAACTAATAAGCTCCATCACTAAACATTATTGCATGTctaatctttttgaaataaataagaaaacattagttaatgaatttttaatacAGTTTTGATCGGCTTTTTATCATTCTTGAAAACTCACAACACATGGAAACCGTTCTTGTTAATGCGATTTAGCATTTAGTGTGTATAGTGGCACACACTATTGGTTAAATGAATAGTCATGCTTGGTCAACATCATGTTACATCGTTTACTGCTTCTCCTCCATTATATTACAAACCCATTTGAACTAATTTGATTTGTCTTATTAAACGAACCGGGTGGTAAAGGAGGAGAAACAGTAACATGTTCGTTGGCCAAACCAAACATCACATGACTAAAAAAAGagacccttcttcttctttagaatCCTTgtcctcatgagtcatgataTGCAATCTCATGTGCTTCTTGTCTCTTCCATGTTTCCTTCTTAAGTTCCACATGTCCCTACCACATTCACTTCCTTTACTCACTTATCCAATCACACCATTTCACTATTGATTCCTTTGGAAGTAACCCCACCAAGTACTAAGCtttcatttagtttttttttaaagaccaCTAGAAGCAAAGATAAACGACTAAAGAAACAACTTTATATCAACGGAGGTGACAAGAAGAATATTCATACAACTTTATATTACACTTGAGGGCGTTTAAACTAGGCCTCCGCATCCAATAGGGAAGAGTGTTATATCGCATGAACCCAAAAgttaaaataaagaagaaaacgaGAGGCTGAGAGATTCGGTAAAACTTATCGCCAAGAAAATGGTTTACTGATTATTTGATCTATTAACACCTGCGACCGGCTCTGCAGTTAAGAGCACCAGAGTAAGAGGTCATGGTGCCTACGAGTGAGGATGATTTGGCCGACAAACTCGAAGCTCTGGCGTAGCCGGCTCCAGCTCCAGCCCCAGACCGTGTGAAAAATGCTCCGTTTAAGAAAAGATCTCCTTCTGATCTCCAATTCCAGTGCTTCCATTTTGATTGTCCCGTGTACTCCCTCTTAGTCACCTGCCATTCACCAATCATCAATCTCATTGCAATCAAATCTtgttaaaaaaatcaatggcACACCATCAACATGGTTTGGCATCAATACACTTGAAAAAATCGAAGCATACCTCCTTAGCAAATGGGTTTACTGGGGCAAGAAATCGATTCCCCTGACTGTTGATAGTCGGACCAGCACTACCACCAATAGCATACATTTCCCAGTGTGTGTAGTCGTTGTTCACTACATGGAAGTATCCATGCCTACACCTGCAAACACCATATATATCTTCATTCGTCTTTACAATCTACACAACTTGTCAAACCATACAAGTAGCAGAGCTTGAGGTTCGGTTATGTACCTTGGCATTCTCTGGATAAGACCCTCACCAAAATGGTTGTAAGCAATTGTAACTTGCATCACTTTGTCCCTTGTGTATGAATCACTATGCCCCAACAACATAACCTAAACAACACGCAACCGTTACTAAACCCCTAATTCTCAATTCCAATAAACCCTATAAAATGTGAAACTTTAGTTATAGagtaaaaactttttaaattaataattttagaactataatattttatagaattgtaaattttgatacatgttttatgtaaaaataaaaagaatatttgacTTTACCATACatatattgattaaattttatagatACAAATTTACATTGTTATTATTTGATTACTTGGTACTAAAAATATGAACggtaataaattattttgaaatgttTAAAGATAgtcactattttaaaataaaaaacaaatgatacaatatattagtaatatttctataaacattccaataaagaaaaaaatctattcatccaacaaaaggagagagagggattcgaaccattatatatgttatttattagtttatatttacAGTGAAAATTATATTCcaaagtttttcaaaattttattatcttattatattttacactGATCCAACTTGGAATaggtgaaatttattaatttattatttatctagaattaatttatagaatttctaCAATACCTCATTGTGGTGAGTGAAGAAGTTGTTAGAGACTGTAATCGCAGTGGAGCTCATAACGGCATCCACAAGCCCATCAGCGCAATTCGAGAGCGAGTTA
This region of Brassica napus cultivar Da-Ae unplaced genomic scaffold, Da-Ae ScsIHWf_1676;HRSCAF=2297, whole genome shotgun sequence genomic DNA includes:
- the LOC125598266 gene encoding probable pectate lyase 8; amino-acid sequence: MVITLKQELIMNSFKTIDGRGVNVHIANGACLTIQYVTNIIVHGIHIHDCKPTGNAMVRSSPSHYGWRSMADGDAISIFGSSHIWIDHNSLSNCADGLVDAVMSSTAITVSNNFFTHHNEVMLLGHSDSYTRDKVMQVTIAYNHFGEGLIQRMPRCRHGYFHVVNNDYTHWEMYAIGGSAGPTINSQGNRFLAPVNPFAKEVTKREYTGQSKWKHWNWRSEGDLFLNGAFFTRSGAGAGAGYARASSLSAKSSSLVGTMTSYSGALNCRAGRRC
- the LOC125598265 gene encoding putative defensin-like protein 73, with product MKINCKTGFMSFLMIASVLIIFLVAPEKVEAEPQCIGLCGMIFDCPTACIRMGYQSGQCVGWENPDQCCCDH